One genomic window of Planctomonas sp. JC2975 includes the following:
- a CDS encoding sensor histidine kinase: MEPISGASTSLRSRSRLPGTSVAVVVIAAATVLAAILILTYAGDALNPPWQVAAAFAIGALETGFALVVARGAPGDVTAPLLAALGLIVVTTNSVDTPADGVFAGDWMLLYLPLALILLLLPTGRPATRFWRWVTWTLCSAVGAFILVCAAQAIWPQASEALIVPTLVLLFGFFGCLIACAVAPFARYRHASELEQIRLRWLLVAGLSVPLTLLLCWASYLAIGVPDLVVFGLLVMFVAVPAGATISLTRPQLFDVDRATSAIATALTLAAIALVGLTLASIAVGETMDEWPSISAAVVTAGATFGAVLAFPFARHGFDRMLYPERARTVARLHRMTSRVDAGLAEPEVVQEVLREALRDPRLVVAYRRLADHELVGLDGTPVGAAGVLATVRSRGEEIGAIIPSPAHVKRPAAAIARAAAPLVDSVRVRSELALAAAEVEASRERLLRAGYEERRRLERDLHDGAQQRLVALGMRLRVLQRAADADGPVAAALDDAVAQLGTAVAELRQLAHGVRPSALDDGLAAALAELERSSPQTLELDIRAGDLPDAVATTAYYVVNEAVANALRHAEAERVLVRVREADGTLLVRVSDDGRGGAAPRSTGGLTGLSDRVAALGGRLSVASTSGRGTVVEARIPCAS, from the coding sequence ATGGAGCCGATATCAGGCGCATCCACGTCACTGCGGAGCCGCTCGCGACTTCCCGGCACGTCCGTCGCGGTCGTCGTGATCGCTGCCGCCACAGTGCTCGCGGCGATCCTGATCCTCACCTACGCGGGCGACGCCCTGAACCCTCCGTGGCAGGTGGCGGCCGCGTTCGCGATCGGGGCGCTGGAGACGGGATTCGCGCTCGTCGTCGCCCGCGGCGCACCGGGCGACGTGACTGCCCCGCTGCTGGCCGCGCTCGGCCTCATCGTGGTGACGACCAACAGTGTGGACACGCCCGCCGACGGTGTCTTCGCCGGGGACTGGATGCTGCTGTACCTGCCGCTCGCGCTGATCCTGTTGCTCCTGCCGACGGGGCGTCCGGCGACGCGGTTCTGGCGCTGGGTCACCTGGACGCTGTGCAGCGCTGTCGGCGCGTTCATCCTGGTGTGCGCCGCGCAGGCGATCTGGCCGCAGGCATCCGAGGCGCTGATAGTGCCGACCTTGGTGCTGCTTTTCGGTTTCTTCGGATGCCTCATCGCGTGCGCGGTCGCGCCATTCGCCCGATACCGGCACGCCAGCGAGCTCGAGCAGATCCGGCTGCGCTGGCTCCTCGTCGCCGGGCTCTCGGTTCCGCTCACCCTGCTGCTGTGCTGGGCGAGCTACCTCGCGATCGGGGTGCCCGACCTCGTGGTGTTCGGCCTGCTCGTGATGTTCGTGGCCGTTCCGGCTGGCGCGACGATCTCGCTCACCCGACCCCAGCTCTTCGACGTCGACCGCGCCACCTCGGCGATCGCCACTGCTCTCACCCTGGCCGCGATCGCCCTCGTCGGCCTGACGCTCGCGAGCATTGCGGTCGGGGAGACGATGGACGAATGGCCGTCGATCTCCGCCGCCGTGGTCACCGCCGGCGCCACGTTCGGCGCCGTGCTGGCCTTCCCGTTCGCACGGCACGGGTTCGACCGAATGCTGTATCCGGAACGGGCGCGCACCGTCGCGCGGCTGCACCGGATGACCTCACGGGTCGACGCCGGTCTCGCCGAGCCGGAGGTGGTGCAGGAGGTGCTGCGGGAGGCGTTGCGGGATCCGCGGCTCGTCGTCGCCTACCGCCGCCTCGCCGACCATGAACTCGTCGGGCTCGACGGGACACCGGTCGGCGCCGCAGGAGTGCTCGCCACCGTGCGGTCCCGCGGCGAGGAGATCGGCGCGATCATCCCCTCGCCTGCACATGTCAAGCGTCCGGCCGCCGCGATCGCGCGCGCTGCCGCACCGCTGGTGGACTCCGTGCGCGTGCGGTCCGAACTCGCGCTCGCCGCCGCCGAGGTCGAGGCCTCGCGCGAGCGGCTGCTCCGCGCGGGCTACGAGGAGCGCAGGCGGCTCGAACGTGATCTGCACGACGGCGCCCAGCAACGGCTGGTGGCCCTCGGCATGCGGCTGCGGGTGCTGCAGCGCGCGGCCGACGCGGATGGGCCGGTCGCCGCAGCCCTCGACGATGCCGTCGCCCAGCTCGGAACCGCTGTCGCAGAGCTGCGTCAGCTGGCGCACGGGGTGCGGCCGAGCGCTCTCGACGACGGGCTGGCCGCGGCACTGGCCGAGCTGGAGCGGTCGTCGCCGCAGACGCTCGAGCTCGACATCCGTGCGGGCGACCTGCCGGATGCCGTGGCCACCACCGCGTACTACGTCGTGAACGAGGCGGTCGCCAACGCTCTTCGGCACGCCGAGGCGGAGCGCGTCCTGGTGCGGGTGCGCGAGGCCGACGGGACCCTGCTCGTGCGCGTGTCGGACGACGGACGCGGCGGCGCGGCGCCCCGCTCCACCGGCGGCCTCACCGGACTCTCCGACCGGGTCGCGGCACTCGGCGGCAGGCTGTCAGTCGCCTCGACCTCGGGCAGGGGCACCGTCGTGGAGGCGAGGATCCCGTGCGCATCGTGA
- the nusA gene encoding transcription termination factor NusA, translated as MDIDLSVLRLMEREREIPFDELVEIIEQAILTAYLKHTNQAEHRHSQGHSEEAPAARVHLDRKTGHVTVYVPEFDDEGVIVGESEDSPSDFGRIAAFAAKQVINQRLRDIQDDAVLGEFKGREGDVVAGVIQQGPNPRMIHVDLGSVEAILPPEEQVPGEDYAHGSRIRVYVTSVSKGPKGPSITVSRTHPALVRKLFALEVPEIASGVVEIVSLAREAGHRTKIAVRANQPGVNAKGACIGELGQRVRAVTSELNNEKIDIVDYSPDLSTFVASALSPAKVTRAFVVDESLKAVRALVPDYQLSLAIGKEGQNARLAAKLTGAKIDIQPDTAE; from the coding sequence GTGGACATCGACCTCAGCGTCTTGCGCCTGATGGAACGAGAGCGGGAGATCCCGTTCGACGAACTCGTGGAAATCATCGAGCAGGCGATTCTGACGGCCTACCTCAAGCACACGAACCAGGCGGAGCACAGGCACAGCCAGGGTCACAGCGAAGAAGCGCCCGCTGCGCGCGTGCACCTCGACCGGAAGACCGGCCACGTGACGGTCTATGTGCCGGAGTTCGACGACGAGGGCGTCATCGTCGGCGAGTCGGAGGACAGCCCGAGCGACTTCGGCCGCATCGCGGCGTTCGCGGCGAAGCAGGTGATCAACCAGCGGCTGCGCGACATCCAGGACGACGCCGTGCTCGGCGAGTTCAAGGGTCGAGAGGGCGACGTGGTCGCCGGTGTCATCCAGCAGGGCCCGAACCCGCGAATGATCCACGTCGACCTGGGCAGCGTCGAGGCGATCCTGCCGCCGGAGGAGCAGGTGCCCGGCGAGGACTACGCGCACGGATCGCGGATCCGGGTGTACGTGACCAGCGTTTCGAAGGGACCGAAGGGCCCGTCGATCACGGTCTCCCGTACGCACCCCGCTCTGGTGCGCAAGCTGTTCGCACTCGAGGTGCCGGAGATCGCCAGCGGCGTCGTCGAGATCGTGTCTCTGGCACGCGAGGCCGGCCACCGTACCAAGATCGCCGTGCGGGCCAACCAGCCGGGCGTGAACGCGAAGGGCGCGTGCATCGGCGAACTCGGCCAGCGCGTTCGCGCTGTCACGTCGGAGCTGAACAACGAGAAGATCGACATCGTCGACTATTCGCCAGATCTCTCCACGTTCGTGGCGAGCGCCCTGTCGCCGGCCAAGGTGACGCGCGCCTTCGTCGTGGACGAGTCCCTGAAGGCGGTCCGCGCTCTGGTGCCGGACTACCAGCTGTCCCTCGCGATCGGCAAGGAGGGGCAGAACGCCCGTCTCGCCGCCAAGCTGACGGGCGCGAAGATCGATATTCAGCCGGATACGGCGGAATAG
- a CDS encoding alpha/beta family hydrolase: MRLTVALSAAEVEVSAELHLQADPWAAIGVAHGAGTRMDNPFLVGFAGACASLGLAALCFNFPYSEAGRRVPGPVSHAIATWAAVDEFLRDQIPGVPIVACGRSYGGRMASMAAAEGRIAPDALVYLGYPMHPPGGPENPRVEHLPAIAAPQLFLSGETDPFVAPHEQLTDAVAACQDATLEWVPGDHSFVVKGAKQPAVEIGAGLAARTVAFLRARLDAWASTPDRGTNGR; encoded by the coding sequence ATGCGGTTGACCGTCGCGCTGTCGGCGGCCGAGGTGGAGGTATCGGCCGAGCTGCATCTCCAGGCTGACCCCTGGGCCGCGATCGGCGTTGCGCATGGGGCCGGGACGCGCATGGACAATCCGTTCCTTGTCGGCTTCGCCGGGGCGTGCGCGAGTCTCGGCCTCGCCGCCCTGTGCTTCAACTTCCCCTACTCTGAGGCGGGCAGGCGGGTGCCAGGCCCCGTTTCCCACGCGATCGCGACATGGGCCGCGGTCGACGAGTTCCTGCGCGACCAGATCCCGGGCGTCCCGATCGTCGCCTGCGGCCGCTCGTACGGCGGGCGTATGGCATCGATGGCCGCGGCCGAAGGCCGCATCGCCCCTGATGCGCTCGTCTACCTCGGCTACCCGATGCATCCGCCCGGCGGGCCGGAGAATCCGCGTGTCGAGCACCTGCCTGCGATCGCCGCACCGCAGCTCTTCCTCTCCGGGGAGACCGACCCGTTCGTCGCCCCGCACGAACAGCTCACGGATGCGGTCGCCGCATGCCAGGACGCCACGCTGGAGTGGGTACCGGGCGACCATAGCTTCGTCGTCAAGGGCGCCAAGCAGCCTGCGGTCGAGATCGGCGCGGGGTTGGCGGCACGGACCGTCGCCTTCCTGCGCGCCCGCCTCGATGCGTGGGCCAGTACGCCTGACCGGGGTACGAATGGTCGCTGA
- a CDS encoding cation diffusion facilitator family transporter, which produces MTHQHTHEHEHEHGHTYEHEHEHGHSHPHGGVKGFLYDLFVPHTHDAADSVDDALEASKAGVTAVKVSMFVLLGTTLLQFVFVLFTGSVALLADTIHNFADALTAVPLWIAFVLGRRLATRRYTYGYGRAEDLAGLFIIFVVALSAVIAGWEAIDRFIHPRPVENAWWLIAAGLIGFAGNEIVAIYRIRVGRKIGSAALIADGVHARLDGITSLSVVLGAIGVLLGFPLADPIIGLLIAISILVLLWGTVKSVGARLMDAVDPHLIERVEHTLQHTTGVTGVQNVKLRWSGHRLLGSAVVTTDALALHDATHVAEHASAHVRSELRNLDDFRVTPVNANN; this is translated from the coding sequence GTGACGCACCAGCACACACATGAGCATGAGCATGAGCACGGACACACATATGAGCATGAGCATGAGCACGGGCACTCGCATCCGCATGGTGGTGTGAAGGGGTTCTTGTACGACCTGTTCGTGCCACACACCCATGACGCCGCGGACTCTGTGGATGATGCGCTGGAGGCGAGCAAAGCCGGGGTGACGGCGGTCAAGGTGTCGATGTTCGTGCTGCTGGGGACGACTCTTCTGCAGTTCGTCTTTGTGCTCTTCACCGGGTCCGTGGCGCTGTTGGCGGACACGATCCACAACTTCGCGGATGCGCTGACCGCGGTTCCGTTGTGGATCGCGTTCGTCCTCGGCCGTCGTCTCGCGACTCGCCGCTACACGTATGGGTACGGTCGTGCGGAGGACCTGGCCGGGTTGTTCATCATCTTCGTGGTGGCGCTGTCCGCGGTGATCGCGGGATGGGAAGCGATCGACCGGTTCATCCATCCGCGCCCGGTGGAGAACGCGTGGTGGTTGATCGCGGCCGGCCTGATCGGGTTCGCCGGCAACGAGATCGTCGCGATCTACCGCATCCGCGTCGGCCGGAAGATCGGATCCGCCGCCCTGATCGCTGACGGTGTGCACGCCCGGCTGGATGGCATCACCTCGCTTTCCGTTGTGCTCGGAGCGATCGGTGTGTTGCTCGGATTCCCGCTGGCAGATCCGATCATCGGTCTGCTCATCGCGATCTCGATCCTGGTCCTGCTGTGGGGGACCGTGAAGTCCGTCGGCGCCCGCCTGATGGACGCGGTCGACCCGCACCTGATCGAGCGGGTCGAGCACACATTGCAGCACACCACCGGTGTCACCGGGGTGCAGAACGTGAAACTGCGGTGGTCAGGACATCGACTGCTGGGGTCCGCCGTCGTCACCACCGATGCGCTTGCCCTGCACGATGCGACCCATGTGGCCGAGCACGCTTCCGCGCACGTCCGTAGCGAGCTCCGCAACCTCGACGACTTCCGCGTCACCCCCGTGAACGCCAACAACTGA
- a CDS encoding metalloregulator ArsR/SmtB family transcription factor, with the protein MDADKPICGREPDSQYVELAVEVFSMLADATRVRIILALRDVEELSVNHLADILDKQPSAVSQHLAKLRLARIVATRQDGQRVFYRLENEHAKQLVTDAIFQAEHSLGGTPRHHHAQTEA; encoded by the coding sequence ATGGATGCAGATAAGCCGATTTGTGGGCGTGAGCCGGACAGCCAGTACGTGGAGCTGGCTGTCGAGGTGTTCTCGATGCTCGCGGATGCGACACGGGTGCGGATCATTCTCGCGTTGCGGGATGTCGAGGAGCTGTCGGTGAACCATTTGGCGGACATCCTGGACAAGCAGCCGTCTGCGGTGTCGCAGCATTTGGCGAAGTTGCGTCTGGCACGGATCGTGGCGACCCGGCAGGACGGTCAGCGGGTGTTCTACCGGTTGGAGAACGAGCACGCGAAGCAGCTGGTGACCGACGCGATCTTCCAGGCCGAACACTCTCTCGGCGGTACGCCCCGCCACCACCACGCACAAACCGAGGCGTAG
- a CDS encoding GNAT family N-acetyltransferase: MEIELRKAVADDEGWLFELHEAAHRELVEAAYGPWVVEQQEEFFRPLVDDHEVFVVVAEGHDVGAVYLGERDGDTWLELIEVEPAHQGEGIGAAALRWVVSGSADRGRGTLLQVHRINDGAKQLYEREGFASVGETPTHHLLRRP, from the coding sequence ATGGAGATTGAGCTGCGGAAGGCTGTTGCGGACGATGAGGGTTGGCTCTTTGAGCTTCACGAAGCTGCCCATCGCGAACTCGTTGAGGCAGCTTACGGGCCTTGGGTCGTCGAGCAGCAGGAGGAGTTCTTTCGCCCGCTTGTCGATGACCACGAGGTGTTCGTGGTGGTCGCGGAGGGTCACGACGTCGGTGCTGTCTATTTGGGTGAGCGCGACGGTGATACCTGGCTTGAGCTGATCGAGGTTGAGCCCGCGCATCAGGGCGAGGGCATCGGGGCGGCAGCGTTGCGCTGGGTCGTGAGCGGATCGGCGGACCGCGGTCGTGGAACCTTGCTGCAGGTGCACCGGATTAATGACGGCGCGAAGCAACTCTATGAGCGCGAGGGCTTCGCGAGCGTCGGTGAGACGCCGACTCATCACTTGCTTCGCCGTCCCTGA
- a CDS encoding YlxR family protein: MSVRTCVGCRSRAPRSSLLRVVARNSHLVVDESARMPGRGAWLHPTSECLDKAIRRRAFGRALRVEGPLDTRPLENRLNG, translated from the coding sequence ATGTCCGTGAGAACGTGCGTCGGATGCCGTTCCCGCGCCCCCCGATCCTCTCTTCTGAGGGTCGTCGCCCGGAATTCGCACCTCGTGGTGGATGAGTCCGCCCGGATGCCCGGTCGAGGAGCGTGGTTGCATCCGACTTCCGAGTGTCTCGACAAAGCAATCCGGCGCAGGGCCTTCGGGCGTGCGCTCCGGGTTGAAGGACCTCTGGACACCCGGCCACTAGAGAACAGGCTGAACGGCTAA
- the infB gene encoding translation initiation factor IF-2 → MAAKPRVHEIASELGVDSKVALAKLKELGEFVKGPSSSIEPPVARKLRAALQAEGASSAAPAEASKPVATPASRQSGTPATVPAGAAAPRPAAPKPPAATPAPAPAPAAAEAKPAAAKSADAKPASPKPADSAPRPGGPRPGGPRPGNNPFSSSQGMGQRPAGTPRPGNNPFSSSQGMGQRPTPGNIPRPQAPRPGSPRPGGPRPAGAGQRGPRPGGAGGGRPGGFQRPGGAGAGAGAGAGAGGFNRPGGGFGGPRPAGGGGRGRGPGGGTAGAFGRGGSKSKSRKSKRTKRAEFEMREAPSLGGVSVPRGDGSTVIRLRRGASISDFADKIDASPGNLVTVLFHLGEMATATESLDEATFEVLGAELGYKIQVVSPEDEDRELLEGFDIDLDAELEDESDEDLKARPPVVTVVGHVDHGKTRLLDAIRQTNVIAGEAGGITQHIGAYQVSTEHDGSERAITFIDTPGHEAFTAMRARGAQVSDIAILVVAADDGIMPQTIEALNHMQAADVPIVVAVNKIDKPDANPAKVRQQLTEFGLVAEEYGGDTMFVDVSARENIGITDLLDAVLLTADAGLDLRANPDKDARGVAIEAKLDKGRGAVATVLIQSGTLRVGDSIVAGTAYGRVRAMQDENGDAVIEALPSRPVQVQGLSSVPRAGDTFLVTEEDRTARQIAEKREAAERNAQLAKARKRISLEDFTRALEEGKVESLNLIIKGDVSGAVEALEESLLKIEVDDSVQLRILHRGVGAITESDIDLATIDNAIVIGFNVRPDVKARERAAREGIDVRFYSVIYNAIDDIENSLKGMLKPEFEEVQSGVAEIREVFRSSKFGNIAGVYVRSGTITRNAKARVIRDGVVVGDNLAIESLRRFKDDVTEVRTDFEAGIGLGKFNDIQVGDEIETIEMREKPRV, encoded by the coding sequence GTGGCTGCAAAACCACGTGTACATGAGATCGCGAGCGAGCTCGGCGTCGACAGCAAGGTCGCCCTCGCGAAGCTCAAGGAACTCGGCGAATTCGTCAAGGGACCGTCGTCGAGCATCGAGCCCCCCGTGGCTCGCAAGCTGAGGGCTGCCCTCCAGGCAGAGGGCGCCAGTTCTGCTGCGCCCGCTGAGGCGTCCAAGCCCGTTGCGACCCCGGCGTCGAGGCAGTCCGGCACGCCCGCGACGGTGCCCGCCGGTGCTGCCGCGCCGCGCCCCGCAGCGCCCAAGCCGCCGGCCGCAACGCCGGCCCCGGCTCCGGCGCCCGCCGCTGCCGAGGCGAAGCCCGCTGCTGCGAAGTCGGCGGATGCGAAGCCCGCGAGCCCGAAGCCGGCCGATTCCGCGCCGCGTCCCGGTGGTCCGCGTCCCGGTGGTCCGCGTCCGGGTAACAACCCGTTCTCGAGCTCGCAGGGCATGGGTCAGCGCCCGGCAGGCACGCCGCGTCCGGGTAACAACCCGTTCTCGAGCTCGCAGGGCATGGGTCAGCGCCCGACGCCGGGCAACATCCCGCGTCCGCAGGCTCCTCGTCCCGGTTCGCCGCGGCCCGGCGGCCCGCGTCCGGCAGGCGCCGGGCAGCGCGGGCCGCGTCCGGGTGGCGCAGGCGGCGGTCGTCCAGGTGGCTTCCAGCGTCCCGGCGGTGCCGGCGCAGGAGCCGGTGCGGGCGCCGGCGCAGGCGGCTTCAACCGTCCGGGTGGCGGCTTCGGCGGCCCTCGTCCCGCAGGTGGCGGCGGCCGTGGTCGTGGCCCAGGCGGCGGCACGGCCGGTGCGTTCGGCCGTGGTGGCAGCAAGAGCAAGTCGCGCAAGTCGAAGCGGACGAAGAGAGCCGAATTCGAGATGCGGGAGGCCCCGTCGCTCGGTGGCGTCAGCGTTCCCCGCGGCGACGGCAGCACGGTCATCCGTCTGCGTCGCGGCGCATCCATCAGCGACTTCGCCGACAAGATCGACGCGAGCCCCGGCAACCTCGTGACCGTTCTGTTCCACCTCGGTGAGATGGCGACGGCCACGGAGTCGCTCGACGAGGCGACGTTCGAGGTGCTCGGTGCAGAGCTGGGCTACAAGATCCAGGTCGTGTCGCCCGAGGACGAAGACAGGGAACTGCTCGAGGGCTTCGACATCGACCTCGATGCCGAACTCGAAGACGAGTCCGACGAGGACCTGAAGGCGCGCCCGCCCGTGGTCACCGTCGTCGGCCACGTCGACCACGGAAAGACGCGCCTGCTGGACGCGATCCGTCAGACCAACGTCATCGCAGGCGAGGCCGGCGGCATCACGCAGCACATCGGTGCGTACCAGGTGTCGACGGAGCACGACGGCTCCGAGCGTGCCATCACCTTCATCGACACCCCTGGCCACGAGGCGTTCACCGCCATGCGTGCCCGCGGTGCGCAGGTGTCCGACATCGCGATCCTCGTGGTCGCGGCGGATGACGGCATCATGCCCCAGACGATCGAGGCACTGAACCACATGCAGGCGGCCGACGTGCCGATCGTGGTCGCGGTGAACAAGATCGACAAGCCGGATGCCAACCCCGCCAAGGTGCGCCAGCAGCTCACCGAGTTCGGTCTGGTCGCCGAGGAGTACGGCGGCGACACGATGTTCGTCGACGTCTCCGCACGCGAGAACATCGGCATCACCGACCTGCTCGACGCAGTCCTGCTCACCGCCGACGCCGGTCTCGACCTGCGGGCGAACCCGGACAAGGATGCCCGTGGCGTGGCCATCGAGGCCAAGCTCGACAAGGGCCGTGGTGCGGTTGCCACCGTGCTCATCCAGTCCGGAACGCTGCGCGTCGGCGACTCGATCGTCGCCGGAACCGCTTACGGCCGCGTGCGTGCCATGCAGGACGAGAACGGCGACGCCGTCATCGAGGCGCTTCCGTCGCGTCCGGTCCAGGTGCAGGGTCTGTCGAGCGTTCCGCGTGCAGGTGACACCTTCCTCGTCACCGAGGAGGACCGCACCGCACGCCAGATCGCCGAGAAGCGCGAGGCAGCCGAGCGTAACGCCCAGCTGGCGAAGGCGCGCAAGCGCATCAGCCTCGAGGACTTCACCCGTGCTCTCGAAGAGGGCAAGGTCGAGTCGCTCAACCTCATCATCAAGGGTGACGTCTCCGGTGCCGTCGAGGCTCTGGAGGAGTCGCTGCTCAAGATCGAGGTGGACGACAGCGTTCAGCTGCGCATCCTGCACCGCGGTGTGGGTGCGATCACCGAGAGCGACATCGATCTCGCGACGATCGACAACGCGATCGTCATCGGGTTCAACGTGCGCCCCGATGTCAAGGCCCGCGAGCGTGCAGCCCGCGAGGGCATCGACGTGCGGTTCTACTCCGTCATCTACAACGCCATCGACGACATCGAGAACTCGCTCAAGGGCATGCTCAAGCCCGAGTTCGAAGAGGTGCAGTCCGGTGTGGCCGAGATCCGCGAGGTGTTCCGCTCCTCGAAGTTCGGCAACATCGCCGGTGTGTACGTGCGCAGCGGAACCATCACGCGCAACGCCAAGGCGCGGGTCATCCGCGATGGCGTGGTCGTGGGGGACAACCTCGCGATCGAGTCGCTGCGTCGGTTCAAGGACGACGTCACCGAGGTCCGCACGGACTTCGAAGCCGGTATCGGCCTCGGCAAGTTCAACGACATCCAGGTCGGCGACGAGATCGAGACGATCGAGATGCGCGAAAAGCCGCGGGTCTGA
- the rbfA gene encoding 30S ribosome-binding factor RbfA — MADEARARKLADRIKEVVAKRLDKGLRDPRLGFVTITDVRVTGDLQHASIFYTVYGTEQERTDSAAALKAATGMLRTEVGRNITTRLTPSLEFILDAIPENAEHIEGLLREAHERDAQVAGLAASAQYAGDEDPYVKPRELDEDE, encoded by the coding sequence ATGGCGGACGAAGCACGGGCACGCAAGCTCGCAGACCGCATCAAGGAGGTCGTCGCCAAGAGGCTGGACAAGGGTCTTCGCGACCCCCGGCTGGGCTTCGTGACCATCACGGATGTGCGCGTCACCGGCGATCTTCAGCACGCCAGCATCTTCTACACCGTGTACGGCACAGAGCAGGAGCGCACCGATTCTGCAGCGGCTCTGAAAGCCGCGACGGGAATGCTCCGCACGGAAGTGGGCAGGAACATCACGACCCGCCTGACCCCGTCGCTCGAGTTCATCCTCGACGCGATCCCGGAGAACGCAGAGCACATCGAGGGCCTGCTGCGGGAGGCTCATGAGCGCGACGCGCAGGTGGCAGGGCTGGCGGCATCCGCTCAGTATGCGGGCGACGAGGATCCCTACGTCAAGCCGCGGGAGCTCGACGAGGACGAGTAG
- a CDS encoding DinB family protein: protein MTPERDDLTEVFDHVFDRLATRMDGLTDDEWAWLPTSDDRVGLRWRLDHIADMLAEERNAGWLGVATGTRPNGGHARGADEALARLTAAFRWWRGVLVTAGEQSLAEPIGEPAGPYGSASRRSFVFHVADELIHHGAEAALLRDLYGAQRRQGNASSE, encoded by the coding sequence ATGACGCCCGAACGCGATGACCTCACCGAAGTGTTCGACCACGTCTTCGATAGGCTCGCCACTCGCATGGACGGCCTCACCGACGACGAATGGGCGTGGCTGCCCACCTCGGATGACCGGGTGGGACTGCGGTGGAGGCTCGACCACATTGCCGACATGCTCGCCGAGGAACGGAACGCGGGCTGGCTCGGTGTCGCGACCGGCACCCGTCCGAATGGCGGTCATGCGCGCGGCGCCGACGAGGCACTCGCCCGTCTGACTGCCGCATTCCGCTGGTGGCGCGGCGTTCTCGTCACCGCCGGGGAGCAGTCACTCGCCGAACCGATCGGCGAACCCGCCGGACCGTACGGATCGGCGTCGCGTCGATCGTTCGTATTCCACGTCGCCGACGAGCTGATTCATCACGGCGCCGAGGCGGCGCTCTTACGGGACCTGTACGGCGCTCAGCGCCGTCAAGGAAACGCCTCGAGCGAGTGA
- a CDS encoding DnaJ domain-containing protein, which translates to MPDSPLSASPYDVLGVPTSASQDELRKAYRRMLRQAHPDTGGSDALFVAVQRAWAVIGTPEGRAEYDRGHVVREPQHTWAPQPPRPPQQPSRPQTRAYGHPGGFSRERYLTLIREWVGRGQQLADPYDPALVRTAPREIRHALADAIAEENTARALTSLGIGYTVWHDVDATGRLAASEGRVEKIDHVVLGPTGLFAVQSEDWATPAIVRRGDLVPQGEASGFQRQPLHELAGRARTLGRAAGVKFTIAAVVLPDSDLEQAITVVGRSRGITLVAVQASVVAHLLRTGVADTPRPDGTTLFELRTRLQQGIRFV; encoded by the coding sequence ATGCCTGACAGCCCGCTTTCCGCCTCGCCGTACGACGTGCTCGGAGTGCCGACATCGGCGAGCCAGGACGAGCTGCGCAAGGCCTACCGCCGCATGCTCCGTCAGGCTCACCCCGACACCGGTGGATCCGACGCGCTGTTCGTCGCGGTCCAGCGCGCGTGGGCGGTCATCGGAACGCCGGAGGGCCGCGCCGAATACGACCGCGGACACGTGGTTCGCGAGCCGCAGCACACGTGGGCACCGCAACCGCCGCGCCCACCGCAGCAGCCGTCGCGACCGCAGACCCGCGCGTACGGGCATCCAGGCGGATTCTCCCGGGAGCGCTACCTGACGCTCATCCGAGAGTGGGTCGGACGCGGGCAGCAGCTTGCGGATCCGTACGACCCGGCACTGGTCCGTACGGCGCCGCGCGAGATCCGCCACGCACTAGCGGACGCCATCGCCGAGGAGAACACGGCGCGCGCCCTCACCTCGCTCGGCATCGGTTACACGGTGTGGCACGACGTGGATGCCACGGGCAGGCTCGCCGCCTCCGAAGGCCGTGTTGAGAAGATCGACCACGTCGTGCTCGGTCCGACCGGCCTGTTCGCCGTGCAGTCGGAGGACTGGGCGACCCCGGCGATCGTGCGGCGGGGGGATCTCGTGCCGCAGGGCGAGGCATCCGGATTCCAGCGGCAGCCGCTTCACGAGCTCGCCGGACGCGCTCGCACGCTCGGCAGGGCGGCGGGTGTCAAGTTCACGATCGCGGCCGTCGTCCTGCCGGATTCCGACCTCGAGCAGGCGATCACTGTCGTGGGTCGGTCGCGAGGGATCACGCTCGTCGCGGTGCAGGCATCCGTCGTGGCCCATCTGCTTCGCACCGGCGTCGCCGACACCCCGCGGCCCGACGGCACGACCCTCTTCGAGTTGCGCACGCGGCTGCAGCAGGGCATCCGCTTCGTCTGA